Genomic window (Streptomyces sp. RerS4):
GCCCGCCAGTCAATCTTCGACCGGTTGCCTGCCCCGACGCTCAGCTTCGTCCAGGAAGCAGTTACCCTCTGCCGCCCGATCGGAGGGCCAATGGGTCCTGCGCCGACAGCTCGAACTCCTACTGGAGGTGGCCCAGTTGCCCCACGTCGAGCTCCAGGTCATGCCGACCGATGTCGACGAACACGCGGGCATGGCTGGACGCATCCAGATGCTCAAGTTCCGGGACGGCTCGGCTGTGGGCCGATCCGACGGAGCCTTCTACGGCCGCCCGGTATCCGACCCGAAGCAGCAGGCACCCTGCCGGGTCCACGTGCGGGACTCCAAGGACACCGCGCTCCCCCACCTCACCTTCAACCCCTCCGCCTGGACCGGCTTCCTCTCCTCCCCCGGTGTTACAGAATGATCCGCATCTAAACCGAGGGGGTGCGGTGCGGGCGGGAGAGCGGTTGGCCGGGCGGTATCGGCTGGATGCGCGGCTCGGGCAGGGTGGGATCGGGGAGGTCTGGCGGGCGTACGACGAGGACCTCGGCCGGGCGGTGGCCGTCAAGGTGCTGCTGGAGTTCGACGCCTCCGACGAGCTGCTACGACGCTTCCGGCGCGAGGCGGCGATCGGGGCGCGGCTCCAGCATCCCGGGATCACGGTCGTCCACGACATCGGGCAGCACGAGGACCGGCTGTTCATCGTCATGGAGTTGCTGGAGGGCCGCGACCTCGCCCACACCCTGGCCCTCACCCCCGGGCGCGGGCTCCCGCTCTCCGAGGCCGTCGGGCTCGCCCTCCAGGCGACCGAGGCGCTGGAGGCGGCGCACGCCCAGAAGGTGGTGCACCGGGACCTCAAGCCCGCGAACCTGTTCCTCCTCACCGACGGCCGCCTGAAGATCTGCGACTTCGGCATCGCCCGCACCGCCGACGCCACGGGCGGACTGACCGTCACCGGGCGGGTGTTCGGGACCCCGGCCTACATGGCCCCCGAGCAGTGGCGCGGCGAGCACGTCGACGCGCGCTGCGACCTGTACGCCCTCGGGTGCGTGTTGCACGCCCTGCTGACCGGTGCGCCGCCGTTCGCCGACGCCGGGCAGCCGTGGGCGCTGATGCGCCGGCACCTGGACGAGGCGCCGGCCGCGCTGGACACCGTACGGGCGGACGTGCCGGTCGCCCTCGCGGAACTGGTCGCCGCCCTGCTGGCGAAGGACCCTGCCGACCGGCCGACCGCGACGGCCACCGCCGAGCGCCTGCGCGCGCTGCCGATCCCGGGGCCATCCGTCCCTGGACCGGCGCCGGTCCCCGCCACGACCGCCACCGCCTCGACCGTGCCCGCCCCGAGTCCCGGGCCGCACCGACGTAGCGTCCTGCTTGGCGGTCTGGCCGGGCTGGCCGCCGCGTCCGGAGGGGCGTACGCGGTCCTGCGGCTGTCAGGCGACGAGACAGGCGGCGCCCACTCGGAGACCGTGATCGTCCGTCTATCCGGGTCGGCGGAATCGGTGGCGTTCAGCCCGGACGGCAAGCTCGTCGCCGGCGGGAGCAGCGATGGCACCGTCCGGCTGTGGGACGTCGCCACCCGCGCGAGCTCCTCCCCGTTCCCCGGTCACAGCGGTTCCGTGACCGCGGTGGCGTTCAGCCCCGAGGGCAGGACCCTGGCCAGCAGCGGCGGCCGTGAGGTCCGGCTGTCGGACGTCACCGCGCGCAGCGGTGCCAACAGCCTGAACCCCTCGCTCGGCGCGTGGTCGCTCTGCTTTGGACCGGATGGCAGGACGCTGGCCGCCGCCCACGAGGACAACTCCGTCCGCCTGTGGGACGTCTCGGGCAGCCCCGGCACCGTCATCGCCATCTTCACCGGTCACACAGCACAGGTCTGGTCGGTGGCACTCGCCCCGGACGGCAGGACTTTGGCCAGCGGCGGCGACGATGACACCGTCCACCTGTGGGACGTGGCCACCCGAACCAAGACCGCCACCCTCACCGGCCACACGGACCACGTGACCGCCGTGGCGTTCAGCCCGGACGGCAAGATCCTCGCCACCGGCGGTGCCGACAAGACCGTCCGTCTCTGGGACGCCGCCACCCGCACCACCACCCAGGTCGACACCCTGGCCGGCCTCAACAGCAGCGTGCGGGCGCTGGTGTTCAGCCCGGACGGAAAGACCCTCGCCGGCGGCGGCGGCCGGACCATCCGGTTGTGGGACGTCGCCACTCGCACCAACACCACCAAGCTGAACGGGCACACGGGCGCGGTGAACTCGTTGGCCTTCAGCCCCGACGGCAAGACCCTGGCCAGCGCCAGTGACGACTCCACCGTCCGCCTGTGGAAAACCCCCTGATGGCCCGGAAGGGGAGCAGTGACCTGCCCCAGGACCGGGGCTGTCTGCGGTGGGTGCCCGTCTTCCACCGCACCCTCGGGCGCTGGTGGTACGCCGCCCCCTTCCTCCTGGCCTCGGTGGCGTACGTCCGCGCCCAGACGGTCTGACGTCAGGTCGGCGCACACGACAACAGCCCCCGCCCGGACGGGGGCGGAGGCTGTCGGCGGTGTGCGCGGTGGCCGCGCGGGGGTGCGTCAGGCGGCGGCGACGACCGGGGTGCGGTCGGCGGGGGCGGACTCGTCGAGCGGGGAGGACGAGGCGGCGGCGTAGGCCTCCTTGTCGAGGATCCCCTCACGGGCGGAGACGAGGACCGGGACGACGGCCTGGCCGGCCACGTTGGTGGCGGTGCGCATCATGTCCAGGATCGGGTCGATCGCCATCAGCAGGCCGACGCCGGCCAGCGGCAGGCCCAGCGTGGACAGGGTCAGGGTCAGCATGACGGTCGCGCCGGTCAGACCGGCCGTGGCGGCGGAGCCGACCACCGAGACGAACGCGATGAGCAGGTACTCCTTGATGCCCAGCTGCACGTCGAAGATGTTCGCGATGAAGATCGCGGCGAGCGCCGGGTAGATCGCGGCGCAGCCGTCCATCTTGGTCGTGGCGCCGAACGGGACGGCGAAGGAGGCGTACTCCTTCGGGACGCCGAGGCGCTCGGTGACCTTCTGGGTGACGGGCATGGTGCCCACCGAGGAGCGGGAGACGAAGGCCAGCTGGATGGCGGGCCAGGCGCCCTTGTAGAACTGGAGCGGGTTGACCTTGGCGACGAAGGCGAGCAGCAGCGGGTAGACGCCGAACATCACGAGCGCGGAGCCGATGTAGACGTCGGCGGTGAAGGTCGCGTACTTGCCGATGAGGTCCCAGCCGTACGAGGCGATGGCGGTGCCGATGAGGCCGACGGTGCCGATCGGGGCGAGGCGGATGACCCACCACAGGGCCTTCTGGAGCAGCTCCAGGACGGATTCGGCGAGATTGAGGACCGGCTGGGCCTTGGAGCCGAGCTGGAGGGCGGCGATGCCGGCGACGGCGGCGAGGAAGACGATCTGGAGGACGTTCAGCTCGGTGAACGGCGTGACGATGTCCTTCGGCACGATGCCGGTCAGGAAGTCGATCCAGGAGCCGGTCTTCTTGGGCTCCTTGCCGTCGGCCGGGGTGAGGCCGGTGCCGGCGCCCGGGTCGGTCAGCAGGCCGATGGCGAGGCCGATGCCCACCGCGATCAGCGAGGTGATCATGAACCACAGCAGCGTGCGGGAGGCGAGGCGGGCGGCGTTGTTCACCTTCCGCAGGTTGGTGATGGACACCAGGATCGCGAAGAAGACGAGCGGGGCGACGGCCAGCTTCAGCAGCTGGACGAAGATGTCACCGACCTGCTCCAGCGTGGTCTTCAGCCAGCTGATGTCCTGGCTGCGGGCGAGCCAGCCGAACAGGACGCCGAGCACGAGACCGGTGACGATCTGGGCCCAGAACGGGAACTTGAAGCCGGTGGCCTTGGCGGGAGCCTGGGCCTGGGGGGACGCGGACACGGACACTCTCCGGGGGATGACGCACAGAAGTACGGCGGAAGGTTTCTGCGAGGGGTTCTACGCGGTTGTGCGCGGTGCGATGCGGTGCGGCAGCAGCCGGAAAGGGGCCGGGCCGGCCGGGACCGCTGCTGTGTCGACTCCGAACGGAATCAGCTCCGAACGGATTCAGCGGCAACAGCAACAGGCCGCGGACACGCGGCGGCAGAGGTCGACGTGCAGGCGCTCCACGAGCGGGACGCCCGTGGTCATCGAATGCGCGGCTGAGGTCAACATGTTTCACACGCTAACACTTCTACTTTGAGAATCTCAAAGCAGTACTTTGAGCCACTGGTGGACGAGGACCCCCGCCCCCACCCCCGAAAACGCCGAAGCCCCAGCGGAACGGGGGTATTCCCGTCGCTGGGGCTCTTCGGTGTGTGAGGAAGCTAACCGGGCGCGTGAAGCCACCCGGCACCCTCCGGTCAGGCCACGCGGGCGGCGTCGTCCGCCGCGTCCTCCTGGGTGCGGTTCGCGGCGAGCTTCTGCTTCGCGCCGGCCACGCGTCCGGAGATCTGCTCGGACATCGCGTCGCGCTGCTTGCGCAGCAGCACGAAGGAGAGCGGCGCGGAGATCACGAGGGCGAGCAGCACGACCCAGGCGGGGTTGGCGTCGCCGAGGCCGGCGGGCACCCACCCCAGGTTGACCAGGACGGCGACGAGAACCAGGCACCCGACGAAGATGCCCAGGCGCATCGCGGTGTAGCGGATCGTCGCGCTCGTCTTGAGGGACACGGTGACCCCTTCTCTCTCGTCGTTTACCAGTCCGGCGTCGTTTACCAGTCCGGCGTCGTGCCCGTCCAGTGAAGCACGCCGGCCCCCCGCTCCGGCCCGCCGGGGGTCAGTGCAGGGGCAGCAGCATCGTGATGTCGTCCCGGTCCTCGCCGGGCGCCACCCGAATGGCGTCGGGCACCCGGCCCACCTCCTTGTAGCCGCAGGCGGCGTAGAAGTGCTCCAGCCCGAGCCCGCCCCGGCAGCTGAGCCGGATCGCTTCGATGCCGTCCAGCGAGCGGGCCGCGTCGGCGAGGGCCGCCATCAGCTCGCGCCCGGCGCCGCGCCCCTGGAGGGCGGGGTCGACCATGACGGTGTACGCCCATACCCAGTGCGTCATCAGGCGGTGGGTGTTGAGCGCGAGGAAGGCGACGGCGCCCACGTTCCCCGCCTCGTCCCGCCCGACGAGCAGCCGGTGGCGCCCTTCGGCGAGCGCGACGAGGTGCTTCACCAGCTCGGGCCGGACGTCGTCGCGCGTCACCGGCGGAACGAAGCCGACGGCGCCGCCCGCGTTGGTGACGTCGACCCACAGGTCCGCGATGCCGTCGCGCAGCGCCGGGTCGACCACCGGGTCGAAGGTGAAGGTGAGCGCCATTCCCGTCACTCTCGTCAGACCCGCATCGCCTGCGGGGTCTCGCGCAGCGAGGCGTCCGGGCCGGGGTACTCGCGGATGACCTCGTAGCGCGTGTTGCGCTCGACCGGGCGGAAGCCCGCCTCGCGGATCAGGTCGAGCAGGTCCTCGCGGCCCAGCTTGTTCGGGGTGCCGTAGTTGTCGGCGTCGTGCGTGATCTTGTACTCGACCACCGAGCCGTCCATGTCGTCCGCGCCGTGCTGGAGCGCGAGCTGGGCGGTCTGGACGCCGTGCATGACCCAGAAGACCTTGACGTGCGGCACGTTGTCGAAGAGCAGGCGCGAGACCGCGAAGGTCTTCAGCGCCTCGGCGCCGGTGGCCATCGTCGTGCGCGCCTGGAGCTTGTTGCGGATCTTGCCGTCCTGCATGTCCACGAAGTCGTGCTGGTAGCGCAGCGGGATGAAGACCTGGAAGCCGCCGGTCTCGTCCTGGAGCTCGCGCAGCCGCAGCACGTGGTCCACGCGGTGGCGCGGCTCCTCGATGTGCCCGTAGAGCATCGTGCTCGGGGTCTTGAGGCCCTTCTCGTGCGCGAGGCGGTGGATGCGCGACCAGTCTTCCCAGTGGGTGCGGTGGTCGACGATGTGCTGGCGGACCTCCCAGTCGAAGATCTCCGCGCCGCCGCCGGTGAGCGATTCGAGGCCGGCCTCGATCAGCTCGTCCAGGATCTCGGACGCCGAGAGACCGGAGATCGTCTCGAAGTGGTGGATCTCGGTCGCGGTGAACGCCTTCAGCGAGACGTTCGGCAGCGCTTCCTTCAGGGCGGACAGCGAGCGCGGGTAGTACCGCCACGGCAGGGTGGGGTGCAGGCCGTTGACGATGTGCAGCTCGGTGAGGTTCTCGTTCTCCATGGCCTTGGCCAGGCGGACGGCTTCCTCGATGCGCATCGTGTACGCGTCCTTCTCGCCCGGCTTGCGCTGGAACGAGCAGTACGCGCAGGAGGCGGTGCACACGTTCGTCATGTTGAGGTGGCGGTTGACGTTGAAGTGGACGACGTCGCCGTTCTTGCGCGTGCGCACCTCGTGGGCGAGACCGCCCAGCCATGCCAGGTCGTCCGACTCGTAGAGGGCGATGCCGTCCTCACGGGTCAGCCGCTCGCCGGAGCGAACCTTCTCCTCCAGCTCACGCTTGAGCCCAGCGTCCATGCCGGTGTCTCCTCTGTCGCCTCTGTGTCCCGACCTGTGTGCAACCGCCACCCACCGTACTCTCAGGCCTCGCCGGGAAGTTCCCCGACCCGGTTCTCCCACTTCGTGGAGAGCACGATGGTGGTGCGGGTGCGGGAGACGCCCTTGGTGCCCGACAGCTTGCGGATGATCTTCTCCAGGCCGTCGACGTCGCCGGCGCGCACCTTGAGCATGTACGAGTCGTCGCCCGCGATGAACCAGCAGTCCTCGATCTCGGCGAGGTCGCGCAGTCGGCGCGCCACGTCCTCGTGGTCGGCGGCGTCGGAGAGGGAGATGCCGATGAGCGCGGTGACCCCCATGCCGAGCGAGGCCGAGTCCACGGTCGCGCGGTAGCCGGTGATCACGCCCGCCGTCTCCAGGCGGTTGATGCGGTCGGTGACGCTGGGGCCGGAGAGGCCCACGAGACGGCCCAGCTCCGCGTACGAGGCACGACCGTTCTCGCGAAGTGCCTGGATGAGCTGCCTGTCCACCGTGTCCATTACGTGGAGCCTTCCATTATTCGGCGTTCCTGCAAGTTTAGGTATAGAATCTAAGGCACACAGGGGTCAACACCCTGTGAATCTTTCAACAGATCAATGACGATCTTCAGGAGTGGTTCACCGTGTACACGATCGAGATGGCCTACGCGCACATGCGACAGCTCCAGGAGCTGGCCAACCGATCCCGCACCGACCAGCCCAGCGCCGCCCACCGCGTCGACAAGACCCGCAAGCCGCGCAGCGCGAAGAAGCGCTAGTCACGAGGGGCGGGCGCTGCCAAGCTCCCCCTCCCAACGGCGGTACAGCCGGTGCGGCACTCCTGCCGCGTCGAGCACCCGCCCCGCGACGAAGTCCACCAGGTCCTGGATGTGCGTCGCGCCCGCGTAGAACGCCGGGGAGGCGGGCAGCACGACCGCGCCCGCCTCGTCCAGCGCCACCAGGGCCTTGAGCGTCTGACCGCTCAGCGGGGTCTCCCGCACACACACCACCAGCCGGCGCCGTTCCTTGAGCGTCACGCTCGCCACCCGCTGGAGCAGGTCCTTCGACAGTCCGAGCGCCACACCGGCCACGCAGGCCGTGGAGGCGGGGACGATCAGCATCCCCTTCACCGGGTACGAACCCGAACTCGGCCCGGCGGCCAGATCCCCGGCCGCCCAATGGCGTACGTCCCCCAGATCGGGCACCTCGAAGGTCCCCGGCTTGCCGTCGGCGCCCCGGCCCAGCCACTCGGCCAGATCCGTACGCCAGTGCGCGTCGCGGAACGCGATGCCCGTCTCGTCCAGCAGAGTGAGCCGCGAGGCCCGACTCACCACGAGGTCGACGCTCTCACCGGCCGCGAGCAGCCCGCGGACCACCGCCGCCGCGTACGGCGTCCCGGACGCCCCGGAAACCCCGACCACCCACGGGGTGCGCTTGCGCTCAGTCATACCTCCGAGACTATCCGGCCACCCCGGGCGGGCACTCGTCAAGGTGTGCCGTACGTTCCCTGACGGGAAGCACGTACGACACACCCCGGGGGAGGCAGCACATGCGTACGACGATGGCGGTACCGGAATGGAGCCGCACGGGTCGCGCCAAGGCGGCGGCGGCTCTGATGCCGGCCTGGGTCGCCCTGCTGTGGCTGATAGAAGCCGTCGACTACGCCGCCGGGCACGCGCTGGACGCGTACGGGATCCTGCCCCGCGATCCCGACCATCTGATCGGGATCGTCGCGCACCCCTGGCTGCACTTCGGCTTCGAGCACGTGGCCTCCAACAGCGTCCCGCTGCTGGTCTTCGGCTTCATGGCCGCGCTCGGCGGGATACGCCGCTTCCTCGCGGTGTCCGCCATCGTCTCGATCGCGGTCGGCGTGGGCGCCTGGCTCGTGGCACCGTCGCACACCGTCGGCGCCGGGGCCTCCGGCCTGGTGTACGGCCTGTTCGGGTACGTGGTGGTGCGCGGGTTCGTGGAGCGCAAGCCGCTCTTCGCGTTGGCCGGGCTGACGACCGCCGCCGTCTGGGGCAGCACCGCCCTCTTCGGCGTCCTGCCCACCGATTCCGGCGTCGGCTGGTACGCCCACCTGATCGGCCTCGTGGCCGGCGTGGTGACGGCCCTGTACTTCCGCCGCCCCGCCCGCCGACCGGCCGTCGTCGAGCCGGCCGTCTAGACGGTGAGGCCCCGCACCACCAGGTCCAGCAGCGCGCACGCGAACAGCGCGATGCCGATGAAGCCGTTGACCGTGAAGAAGGCCCGGTTCAGGCGGGACAGGTCGTGCGGCTTGACGATGGTGTGCTCGTAGAGGAACGCCCCCACGACGACCAGCAGGCCGAACCAGAACAGCACCCCGGCGCCGGTCGCGACGCCGTACCAGGCCAGCAGGCCGGTCGTGACGACGTGCGCCCCGCGCGCCCCCCACAGGGCCGCCGGGATCCCGAAGCGGGCCGGGACCGAGCGGACGCCCTCCGCGCGGTCGGCCGCCACGTCCTGGCAGGCGAAGATCAGGTCGAAGCCGCCGATCCACACGCCCACCGCGAGCCCGAGGATCACCGCGTCCCACGACCACTCACCGGTGACCGCCAGCCACGCCCCGATGGGCCCGATCGCCTGGGCCAGGCCCAGGATGGCGTGCGGGAAGTCCGTGAACCGCTTGCCGTACGGGTAGACCACCATCGGCACGACGGCGACCGGCGCCAGCATCAGACACAGCGGGTTCAGCAGCGCGGCCGAGCCGAGGAAGACCACCAGCGCGATCCCCGCGCCGGTCCACGCGGAACGCACCGACACCGCGCCGGTGACCAGTTCGCGCCCGGCGGTGCGGGGGTTGCGGGAGTCGATCTCCCGGTCGATGATCCGGTTCGCGGCCATCGCGAAGGTCCGCAGGCCCACCATGCAGACGGTGACGAGCAGCAGCTCGCCCCAGTGCATCCGCCCGTCCAGCTGGAACATGGCGGTGAGCGCGGCGATGTAGGCGAAGGGCAGCGCGAAGACCGAGTGCTCGATCATCACGAGCCGCAGGAACGCCTTCACCTTGCCGCTCGCCTGCGGCGCGGCGGGACCGGATCCGAGGACTCCCTCGGCTGCCGAAGTCATCCGAGGGACCTCCGGAACTGTTCGATCTCGGCCCGCAGGTCCGTGCCGGACGACGAGCCGATCTCCACCTCCAGCAGGGGCGTCCCCTCGGAGGGCGGCGGGACCACGGCGGCGAGGAAGGAGAAGCGGCCCTCGCCGGCGGGGCGGACGGTCAGGCGCAGCACGTCGTGCGCGGCCACGGTGAGGGTCACGGTGGACTCGGCGTCGGGGTCGGCGAGCGCGGCCAGCAGCCGGTCGGCGAACGCGGCGGCTTCGGCGTCGGACAGGTCGTCGAGGGCGATCTCGCGGCCCTCGCCGTCGGTCCGGTCGGCGATCAGCTGCCACAGGTCGGAGGGGCCGGCGAACTCCTCGGGCGTCACACCCGCGTGCTCGGCGGCCTCCCGGACCGCCGGCTGCTTCGGGTCGATCTCGGGGCGCACCAGCGCCACGCAAGGGGTGTCGGTTCCGATGAAGAGGGCGGGACCGCCCACGGCGATCTGGCTCTGGTTCTGGTTCTGGCTCACAGTCCGTATTCCTTCCAGCGGCGGTCCACCAGGGCCGCCGTCGCGGGGTCGGACTCCACCATGTCGGGCCAGCCGCCGTCGCGGGTGTAACCCTCCTCCGGCAGTTTCCTCGTGGCGTCGATGCCCGCCTTGCCGCCCCAGAACTGCTGGTACGAGGCGTGGTCGAGGTGGTCCACCGGCCCCTCCACCACCGTCAGGTCGCGGGAGTAGTCGGTGTTGCCGAGCGCCCGCCAGGACACCTCGTGCAGGTCGTGGACGTCGCAGTCCTTGTCCACCACGATGATCAGCTTGGTCAGCGACATCATGTGGGCGCCCCAGATGGCGTGCATGACCTTCTGCGCGTGCTTGGGGTACTTCTTGTCGATCGAGACGATCGCGCAGTTGTGGAAGCCGCCCGACTCGGGCAGGTGGTAGTCCACGATGTCCGGGACGATGATCTTCAGGAGCGGCAGGAAGAAGCGTTCCGTCGCGCGACCCAGCGGGCCGTCCTCCGTCGGCGGCCGGCCGACGACGATCGACTGGAGCAGCGGGCGCTTGCGCATCGTCACGCAGTCGATCTTCAGCGCGGGGAAGGGTTCCTGCGGGGTGTAGAAGCCGGTGTGGTCGCCGAAGGGGCCCTCGGGGAGCATCTCGCCCGGCTCCAGCCAGCCTTCGATGACGACCTCGGCGTTGGCCGGGACCTGGAGCGGGACCGTCTTGCAGTCGACCATCTCGATGCGCTTGCCCGCGACGAACCCGGCGAACAGGTACTCGTCGATGTCGCCCGGCAGCGGCGCGGTGGACGCGTAGGTGACGGCCGGCGGGCAGCCGAAGGCGATCGCGACCGGCAGCCGCTCGCCGCGCGCGGCGGCGACGGCGTAGTGGTTGCGGCTGTCCTTGTGGATCTGCCAGTGCATGCCGATGGTGCGCTTGTCGTGGCGCTGGAGGCGGTAGAGGCCGAGGTTGCGCACGCCGGTCTCGGGGTGCTTGGTGTGCGTGAGGCCGAGGTTGAAGAAGTCGCCGCCGTCCTTGGGCCAGGTGAACAGCGCCGGCAGCCGGTCCAGGTCGACGTCGTCGCCGGTGAGCACGACCTCCTGGACGGGCGCGGACTCGCCCTTCACCTTCTTCGGCGGCACGTGCACCATCGAGCCGAGCTTGCCGAAGGCCTCGCGGACGCCGATGAAGCCCTGGGGCAGTTCGGGCTTCAGCAGCCCGCCGATCTTGTCGCTGATCTCGCCGTAGGACTTCAGGCCGAGGGCCTTGAGGAGGCGGCGGTCGGTCCCGAAGACGTTCATGGCGAGCGGCATCGCCGAGCCCTTGACGTTCTCGAAGAGGAGCGCGGGACC
Coding sequences:
- a CDS encoding rhomboid family intramembrane serine protease, with the translated sequence MRTTMAVPEWSRTGRAKAAAALMPAWVALLWLIEAVDYAAGHALDAYGILPRDPDHLIGIVAHPWLHFGFEHVASNSVPLLVFGFMAALGGIRRFLAVSAIVSIAVGVGAWLVAPSHTVGAGASGLVYGLFGYVVVRGFVERKPLFALAGLTTAAVWGSTALFGVLPTDSGVGWYAHLIGLVAGVVTALYFRRPARRPAVVEPAV
- a CDS encoding serine/threonine-protein kinase, whose protein sequence is MAGRYRLDARLGQGGIGEVWRAYDEDLGRAVAVKVLLEFDASDELLRRFRREAAIGARLQHPGITVVHDIGQHEDRLFIVMELLEGRDLAHTLALTPGRGLPLSEAVGLALQATEALEAAHAQKVVHRDLKPANLFLLTDGRLKICDFGIARTADATGGLTVTGRVFGTPAYMAPEQWRGEHVDARCDLYALGCVLHALLTGAPPFADAGQPWALMRRHLDEAPAALDTVRADVPVALAELVAALLAKDPADRPTATATAERLRALPIPGPSVPGPAPVPATTATASTVPAPSPGPHRRSVLLGGLAGLAAASGGAYAVLRLSGDETGGAHSETVIVRLSGSAESVAFSPDGKLVAGGSSDGTVRLWDVATRASSSPFPGHSGSVTAVAFSPEGRTLASSGGREVRLSDVTARSGANSLNPSLGAWSLCFGPDGRTLAAAHEDNSVRLWDVSGSPGTVIAIFTGHTAQVWSVALAPDGRTLASGGDDDTVHLWDVATRTKTATLTGHTDHVTAVAFSPDGKILATGGADKTVRLWDAATRTTTQVDTLAGLNSSVRALVFSPDGKTLAGGGGRTIRLWDVATRTNTTKLNGHTGAVNSLAFSPDGKTLASASDDSTVRLWKTP
- a CDS encoding menaquinone biosynthesis decarboxylase — its product is MAYDDLRSLLRALEREGDLKRIKAEVDPYLEVGEIVDRVNKAGGPALLFENVKGSAMPLAMNVFGTDRRLLKALGLKSYGEISDKIGGLLKPELPQGFIGVREAFGKLGSMVHVPPKKVKGESAPVQEVVLTGDDVDLDRLPALFTWPKDGGDFFNLGLTHTKHPETGVRNLGLYRLQRHDKRTIGMHWQIHKDSRNHYAVAAARGERLPVAIAFGCPPAVTYASTAPLPGDIDEYLFAGFVAGKRIEMVDCKTVPLQVPANAEVVIEGWLEPGEMLPEGPFGDHTGFYTPQEPFPALKIDCVTMRKRPLLQSIVVGRPPTEDGPLGRATERFFLPLLKIIVPDIVDYHLPESGGFHNCAIVSIDKKYPKHAQKVMHAIWGAHMMSLTKLIIVVDKDCDVHDLHEVSWRALGNTDYSRDLTVVEGPVDHLDHASYQQFWGGKAGIDATRKLPEEGYTRDGGWPDMVESDPATAALVDRRWKEYGL
- the mqnP gene encoding menaquinone biosynthesis prenyltransferase MqnP, which produces MTSAAEGVLGSGPAAPQASGKVKAFLRLVMIEHSVFALPFAYIAALTAMFQLDGRMHWGELLLVTVCMVGLRTFAMAANRIIDREIDSRNPRTAGRELVTGAVSVRSAWTGAGIALVVFLGSAALLNPLCLMLAPVAVVPMVVYPYGKRFTDFPHAILGLAQAIGPIGAWLAVTGEWSWDAVILGLAVGVWIGGFDLIFACQDVAADRAEGVRSVPARFGIPAALWGARGAHVVTTGLLAWYGVATGAGVLFWFGLLVVVGAFLYEHTIVKPHDLSRLNRAFFTVNGFIGIALFACALLDLVVRGLTV
- a CDS encoding dicarboxylate/amino acid:cation symporter; this translates as MSASPQAQAPAKATGFKFPFWAQIVTGLVLGVLFGWLARSQDISWLKTTLEQVGDIFVQLLKLAVAPLVFFAILVSITNLRKVNNAARLASRTLLWFMITSLIAVGIGLAIGLLTDPGAGTGLTPADGKEPKKTGSWIDFLTGIVPKDIVTPFTELNVLQIVFLAAVAGIAALQLGSKAQPVLNLAESVLELLQKALWWVIRLAPIGTVGLIGTAIASYGWDLIGKYATFTADVYIGSALVMFGVYPLLLAFVAKVNPLQFYKGAWPAIQLAFVSRSSVGTMPVTQKVTERLGVPKEYASFAVPFGATTKMDGCAAIYPALAAIFIANIFDVQLGIKEYLLIAFVSVVGSAATAGLTGATVMLTLTLSTLGLPLAGVGLLMAIDPILDMMRTATNVAGQAVVPVLVSAREGILDKEAYAAASSSPLDESAPADRTPVVAAA
- a CDS encoding UbiX family flavin prenyltransferase, whose amino-acid sequence is MTERKRTPWVVGVSGASGTPYAAAVVRGLLAAGESVDLVVSRASRLTLLDETGIAFRDAHWRTDLAEWLGRGADGKPGTFEVPDLGDVRHWAAGDLAAGPSSGSYPVKGMLIVPASTACVAGVALGLSKDLLQRVASVTLKERRRLVVCVRETPLSGQTLKALVALDEAGAVVLPASPAFYAGATHIQDLVDFVAGRVLDAAGVPHRLYRRWEGELGSARPS
- the mqnE gene encoding aminofutalosine synthase MqnE yields the protein MDAGLKRELEEKVRSGERLTREDGIALYESDDLAWLGGLAHEVRTRKNGDVVHFNVNRHLNMTNVCTASCAYCSFQRKPGEKDAYTMRIEEAVRLAKAMENENLTELHIVNGLHPTLPWRYYPRSLSALKEALPNVSLKAFTATEIHHFETISGLSASEILDELIEAGLESLTGGGAEIFDWEVRQHIVDHRTHWEDWSRIHRLAHEKGLKTPSTMLYGHIEEPRHRVDHVLRLRELQDETGGFQVFIPLRYQHDFVDMQDGKIRNKLQARTTMATGAEALKTFAVSRLLFDNVPHVKVFWVMHGVQTAQLALQHGADDMDGSVVEYKITHDADNYGTPNKLGREDLLDLIREAGFRPVERNTRYEVIREYPGPDASLRETPQAMRV
- a CDS encoding Lrp/AsnC family transcriptional regulator, producing MDTVDRQLIQALRENGRASYAELGRLVGLSGPSVTDRINRLETAGVITGYRATVDSASLGMGVTALIGISLSDAADHEDVARRLRDLAEIEDCWFIAGDDSYMLKVRAGDVDGLEKIIRKLSGTKGVSRTRTTIVLSTKWENRVGELPGEA
- a CDS encoding DUF4229 domain-containing protein translates to MSLKTSATIRYTAMRLGIFVGCLVLVAVLVNLGWVPAGLGDANPAWVVLLALVISAPLSFVLLRKQRDAMSEQISGRVAGAKQKLAANRTQEDAADDAARVA
- a CDS encoding GNAT family N-acetyltransferase, translated to MALTFTFDPVVDPALRDGIADLWVDVTNAGGAVGFVPPVTRDDVRPELVKHLVALAEGRHRLLVGRDEAGNVGAVAFLALNTHRLMTHWVWAYTVMVDPALQGRGAGRELMAALADAARSLDGIEAIRLSCRGGLGLEHFYAACGYKEVGRVPDAIRVAPGEDRDDITMLLPLH